One Hordeum vulgare subsp. vulgare chromosome 4H, MorexV3_pseudomolecules_assembly, whole genome shotgun sequence DNA window includes the following coding sequences:
- the LOC123450874 gene encoding probable carbohydrate esterase At4g34215, translated as MAGRGGVHQRRWDGVVPPECAPDPSILRLSASLAWEEAREPLHADIDTTKTCGVGPGMAFARAILPELQPRGTARVGLIPCAVGGTAIREWARGEHLYEQMVRRARVATECGEIEAVLWYQGESDAESDAETAAYQGNVERLIANIRADLGMPHLPFIQVVAALGK; from the coding sequence ATGGCCGGCCGCGGCGGCGTGCACCAGCGGCGGTGGGATGGGGTCGTGCCGCCGGAGTGCGCACCGGACCCCTCCATCCTCCGTCTCTCCGCCTCGCTCGCATGGGAGGAGGCCCGCGAGCCGTTGCACGCCGACATCGACACGACCAAGACCTGCGGCGTCGGCCCCGGGATGGCCTTCGCCCGCGCCATTCTCCCGGAGCTGCAGCCCCGAGGCACCGCCAGGGTAGGGCTCATACCGTGCGCCGTTGGCGGCACGGCCATCCGGGAGTGGGCCCGTGGGGAGCACCTGTACGAGCAGATGGTGCGGCGCGCGCGCGTTGCGACCGAATGCGGAGAGATCGAGGCCGTGCTATGGTACCAGGGGGAGAGCGATGCAGAGTCCGATGCCGAAACGGCGGCATACCAGGGGAACGTGGAGAGGCTGATAGCAAATATCAGGGCAGATCTTGGGATGCCGCATCTACCATTCATTCAGGTGGTGGCCGCGCTCGGTAAATAG